The DNA segment GAGGGACAGCTGGCAGAACCGGCGCATCGGCACGCTGCTCATGAGCATAATGATCGACATCGCCCGCGAGCGCAAGATTAAGGCCTTCACCGCCGAACTGTTGTCGGAGAACATGCGCATGCTAGACCTCTTCTACCGCACCGGGCTCAAGGTGGAGACCAGGCTGGTCGAGGACACTTATCTGGTCACGATCGACCTATGGTCAAAGTGAGCCGCAGTCCGGGCAGCTGGGGTCCCTGACGAACTGCACCTCGCTGACCTGGTTGCCCTGCAGGTCGAAGAATAGCCCCCGTCCGTCCGGAGGGTCGCCCATTCCAACGATCAGCTTGATGACCTCCATGGCCTGCAGGGAACCTATCACCCCGGCGGCCGCCCCCAGCACCGGGACCGGTTTGTACCTCGGGGTCAGCTTGGGGAAGGCGCAGCGCAGGCAGGGACCTCCCGGCACGATGGTGAGCACATGCCCTCCGGCGCCCTCCACCGCCCCGTGCACCAAGGGGACCCGGCGGAACAGGCAATGCTTGTTGAGCACGTAGCGGGCCTTGGAGTTGTCCAGGCAGTCCACGACCACGTCGGCGTTCTCCAGGACGTAAACGTTGTCCTCCTCCAGCCTCAGGGGCAACGCCTCTATCATAACCTCTGAGTTCAGGGCCTTCAGCTTCATCCGCGCCGACTCCACCTTGTAGCGGGAAAGTCCGGCGTCCTCCTCGTAGTGCAATATCTGGCGGTTGAGGTTGGACCCCTCGACCTTCTGGTCGTCGATGAGGATGAGCTTTCCCACCCCCGCCGCCGCTAAATATTGACATACTGGGGACCCCAGTCCGCCGATGCCCACCACGGCCACGGACGAGCCGGCCAAGGCGTCCTGGGCCTTCTGTCCGAAACCCTCCATGGAAATCTGACGCGCGTAGCGGTCCCTCATGAGATCGCCAGTCAATGACATTGAACGCATATAACAGGTTTCCCCGGGCATCGTCGCTCCGCGAACCCATTCTCGTGAAATGTATAATAGAAGGCTGACGATTAATGTCCGGGGGAAGACCATGGCGGAAACGGTCATCGAGGTCAATCAGCTAGTGAAGAAGTACGGGGATCTCACGGCGGTCAATGGGATCGACCTGGAGGTGAAGGCCGGCGAGGTCTACTCCATCCTGGGCCCCAACGGCGCTGGGAAGACCACCTCGGTGGAGATCATGGAGTGCCTGAGGATCAAGACCTCGGGCCAGGTGCGCATCCTCGGGCACGACATCGACAAGCAACAGAAAGAGATACGCAAATGCATCGGGGTGCTGCCGCAGTCCTTCAACGCCTTCGACTACCTCACGGTCAAAGAGAACATCGATTACTTCGGCGACCTATTCGACAAGCGGCTAGACGCGGAGGGGCTCATCGAGGCCGTACAATTGCAGGACAAGCGGGACGTCTGGTTCCTCAACCTGTCCGGCGGTCTGAAACAGAGGGTGGGGGTGGCCATATCCATGGTCAACGACCCCGAGCTGATATTCCTGGACGAACCCACCACCGGCCTGGACCCTAAGGCCCGTAGGGAGGTGTGGGAAGTGATCCGTAAGCTCAAGTCTCAGAACAAGACGGTCATCCTCACCACCCACTACATGGAGGAGGCCGAGGTGCTCTCGGACCGAGTGGCCATCATGAACGACGGCAACTTCATAGCCATGGGCACGCCGCGGCAGATAATCGACCAGTACGGCGCGGGGAGCACCTGCGTGGTCAGATCGGCCAACGAGGCCGCCAAGGAGGCTGTGAAGGTGGCGGGCATGGCCTCGGAGGCCAAGAACGGTGACCTGTGGGTCAAGCTGGACAACAAGGGCAGCCTGGCCAAGCTAGTAGGTCTGCTCTCCTCCGCCGAGGTCACCTACGACGAGATACTGATCAAGGGGAGCACTCTCGAGGACGTCTTCCTCAAGCTCACCGGACGCAAGCTGGTGGAGGTGGAGCAATGAAGTTCAAGCACGTCCTGGTGGACCTCAGGGCCCAGTCCAAGGCCTTCTTCCGTATCAAGAGCAACATGTTCTGGGTGTTCGCCTTTCCCCTCCTTCTTATCATAATCTTCGGGGCGATATTTTCCAACCTGGGGTCGGAGCCAGTGAGGCTATACGTGCAGAACCTGGACGAAGGGCCAGGTTCGGCCATGCTCCTGGACGGCCTGAACCATACCGGGATGGTGGAGCTGAAGTTCATCGATCCCTCGGCGGACCTGGAGCAGTACATCAAAGACAATTCCCTGGCTTTTGTCATGGTGATACCGGCCAATTACTCCGCCAATCTCAGCACCAACACTACGGCCACGGTGGAGCTGCGGATGGACGAAACGGTTTCCACCTCTGGTACGGTGTTCAACACCGTCACCGCGGTGGTCGATGCCACCAACATACAGATGTCCGGAGGGCACGAGTACATCACCGTCGAGGTGAAGAACATCGTCCAGAAGAGGTTCACCTACCTGGACTTCTTCGTTCCTGGCGTAATAGGTCTGACGGTCATGACCACCTGCATCTTCAGCATGCAGGGCACCATCTCCCGCTTCCGCGCCGCGGGCATATTCCGCAAGCTGGCGACGACCCCGATGACGCCGTTCGAATGGCTGCTCTCGCGTATGATCTGGTACCTGTTCATCTCCTTCCTCACCTTGGCGGTCATCATGGTCTTCGGCATCCTGCTGTTCGGGATGAGCATGACCCTGAACCTCGCCGCCCTACTGCTGGTCGTGGCCGGCAGCGCCATGTTCTCGGCCCTGGGCATGATCATCGCCCGCTTCGTCAAGAACGAGGAGACGGCCAGCGTCGCCGCTAACGCCATCACCTTCCCCATGATGTTCCTGTCCGGCACCTTCTTCCAGATGGAGATGATGCCCGACTATATGCAGACCATCGCCTCGGTGCTCCCCCTCACCTACCTGAGCCAAGGTCTCCGGGACGCCATGGCCTACGACAATCTGAACGGGGCCTACTGGAACCTGCTGGTGGTCGGAGTGATCGCCATCGTGTTCGTGGTAGTGGCAGTGCTGATAACCAAATGGGAGGAGGACTGAAGGCTGGCATCAGCACAGGATTAAATATCCCAGTACGTCTTTCCAGTCGATCACGTGCTAGGAAGAAGGTCCTTCATACTGTTCATTTCGAAGATGCTCACCGCAGCCCTGGCCTACGTTGGGCTATACTTCATGACCAGGTACCTGGGGACCGAGGTCTATGGTACAGTGATCTGGACCATGGCCTTCGTGGCCACGTTCAATGCCGTGGCCGATCTGGGGTTCGGCAGCGCCCATATCAAGCGTATGTCCGAGGGGAACGACCCCGACGAATGCATCAGCACCTACGCGGTCATCAAATTGGTCTTGACCGGTATCATGGTGCTGCTCACTCTATCCTCGGTGTTCGTATGGACCTCGTTAATGGGGAGAACGCTGGAGGATACCAGCATCGATCTCATCCTGCTCTTCATCCTTTACCAGGTCCTCTACGACCTATCATCCATAGCCACCAACACGTTCCAGGCCAAGATGGAGATGGCCAAGATGCCCCTGGTGACCTTGATCGACCCTCTGGTCAGGGTGCCTCTGGTCATCTTCGTGTCCCTCAACTACATGGGGGTTATGGAGCTCGCCTACACCTATGTCATCGCCGCCCTGGCCGTGGTCCTGATGGCCATTTATTTGCTTTTCCGTGACAAAGTGAAATGGAAACGGCCGGTGCTTCTCCGATCCTACTACAAATTCGCCCTTCCCCTTTTGGTCGTAACGATAATCAGCGCAGGAAGCGCCAATCTGGACAAGTTGCTGATCGGCTTTTTCTGGACATCCACCGATGTAGGGCTTTACTCTGCACCAGCGGTATTCCTGGGGGTGTTCGCTACCATCAGTACAGCGGTATCCACGCTCACCTTCCCCTCCTTCTCCAAGCTTCATTCAGAAGGAAACCTAGCGGAGATAAGGTCGATGTCCAAGCAGGCGGAGCGGTACATCATGATGATCGGGCTGCCCATAACAATTCTCATTATAATGTTCCCCGCCGAGGTCTGCCTGGTCCTGCTCGGTCCCCTTTTTAAAGATTCTGGTAAGGTCATCGGAATTTTGGCGGTGAGCAACCTGCTGATAATGGTCAACGCAGTGCATAGTTCTCAAATCGTGGCCGTGGGCCGCCCCGACATTTCCGCTCGTATAAGTATATTCACCGTCGTTATGAACGTAAGTCTATTATTGTTGTTCATACCCGGCGGCTTTGGTTTAGGCCTGAACTATGTAGGGGCGGCACTGGCCCTCATGATGGGGAACATTGCGAGTTTCATCATCATTCGCTACGTGGTCTGGAGGCTGACCGGTACTTCCACGAACGTCCGCCTATCATTGCAGCTCTTGGCCGGAGCTGCCACGGGGGCGCTTTTGTACGCCATGGGGATGTTCATGAGCATAAGCAGTTGGTACATATTGGTGATATTCGGCCTAGCCGCTTTCGGGATCTATCTGGTAGTGCTCGCCGTCCTGAAGGAATTCACGCGGGAAGACGTTAATTACTTCTTGGAACTGATCAATCTGAAGAAAATGTTCTCTTACATAAGTGAGGAGCTGAGAGGCAAATAAGATGAGCATATTGATAAAATGAAAAAAGGGAAAGGACGGCCGCACGGCCGTTTTTTAATAGCCCTTACTTCTTAGAAAGGTCCCGGCTGCCCTGGATGAGGATTTCGAGTATGCTCGGGTCCGCCAGGGTCGATGTGTCCCCCAATCCCTCGGCGCTGCCGGTGGCCACCTTGCGTAGGATGCGACGCATGATCTTGCCACTGCGGGTCTTGGGCATCCCGGGGCAGAACTGTATGACCTCCGGGGTGGCGATGGGACCGACCTCGCGGCGCACGTGCGCTATCAGCTCCTTGCGCAGCTGGTCGTTCTCCTCCACCCCGTTCTTCAGGGTTACGAAGGCGTATATGGCTTCCCCTTTGATGCTGTGCGGCACGGGCACGATGGCCGCCTCGGCCACGGAGTGGTGCGAGACCAGCGCCGATTCGACCTCCGCCGCCCCGATGCGGTGGCCGGAGACCTTGATGACATCGTCCACCCGGCCCATGATCCAGTAATAGCCCTCCTCGTCCTTTCGCGCCGAGTCCCCAGTGAAGTACTTGCCCGGGAACCGGGTCCAGTAGATCTCCTTGAAGCGGTCGTGCTGGCCCCAGACGGTGCGCATGATGGAAGGCCAAGGTTTGTTTATGGTAAGGTACCCGCCCTCGTTCACCCCGGCCTGGGTGCCATCGTCCTTAACCACTTCCGGCACCACTCCGAAGAAGGGCAGGGTGGCCGAACCGGGCTTGGTGGTTATGGCCCCCGGCAGCGGGGTGATCAGTATGGAGCCGGTCTCGGTCTGCCACCAGGTGTCCATGATGGGGCACTTCTCGTTCCCCACGTACTTGTAGTACCACATCCAGGCCTCCGGGTTGATCGGCTCTCCTACGGAACCGAGGACGCGCAGGGAGGACAGGTCCCTTCCCTGCGGCCACTTCTCGCCCTCCCTCATCAGGGAGCGGATGGCCGTGGGGGCGGTGTAGAATATGTTCACCTTGAACTTCTCCACGATGTTCCAGAAGCGGTCCGCATGCGGATAGGTCGGGATGCCCTCGAACATGAGCGTCGTCGCTCCAGCGCATAACGGCCCATCGACGATGTAGCTGTGCCCGGTGATCCAACCGATGTCCGCGGTGCACCAGTAGGTATCGTCCTCATGGTAGTCGAAGATGTACTTGAAGGAGACCGAGGTCCCCAGCAGGTATCCGGCGGTGGTGTGGACGACACCTTTCGGCTTTCCGGTGGAGCCGGAAGTGTAAAGGATGAACAGCGGGTCCTCGGCGTCGCACCAGACGGGTTCGCAGATGCGGTCGGCCTTGGCCATCTCCTCGTGCCACCATACGTCCCGGCCGGGCTCCATGGGGCACTCCGTGCCGGCGCGCTTGACCACGATGACCTTCTCGATGGACGTCCCCTTCTCCAAAGTTATGTCCACGTTGGTCTTCAGGGGCACGAACTTGCTGCCGCGGTGGTTGCCGTCGGCGGTGATCAGTATCTTGGAATCGCAGTCGGCGATGCGGTCCTTGAGCGATTCGGAGCTGAAACCTCCGAAGACGATGCTATGGACCGCCCCTATCCTGGTGCAGGCCAGCATGGCTATGGCCAGCTCAGGGATCATGGGCATGTACATGGACACGCGGTCCCCCTTCTGGACCCCGTGGGACTTCAGCACGTTGGCGAAGCGGCAGACCTCGGTGTGCAGCTGCTGGTAGGTGTACGTCTTGACGTCATCCTCGCCCTCGCCCTGCCAGATGATGGCCGCCTTGTTCTTGCGACCGTTCTCCAGGTGGCGGTCCAGGCAGTTATAGGAAACGTTCAGCTTTCCGCCCTCGAACCACTTGATCACGGTGTTGTCCACATCCCAGCTGTGCACCCGGTTCCACTTGGAGAACCAATGAAGTTCCTCGGTGGCCATCTTGGCCCAGAACTTCTCGGGGTCCTCGACGGACTCCTTATACATCTTCTGGTATTGTTCAAGGCTCTTTATATGGGCCTTCTCGCTGAACTCCTTGGCCGGTGGGAACCGTCGCACCTCATCCATTACGCTCTCGATGGTCTTTCCGTCACTCATCTTCCGCTTCCTCCTCTGGGCGGACGTCCGCCGGAACTAGGCCTATCGCCGGGTCCATGTCCGTGGCATGGGTAATAAGGATTACGGAAAACGAATAGCATGAGCGGAATTAATTATATTTTTCTGACAGGTCTTACTGGTATTGTCGATGTTCCTGCAGCATTCGATTCCGATGCGGCAAATAGAATTCTCTACAGGAATCAAAAATGAAAAAAAGCTAAGAAAAAAAGTACGGCCGACACGCTCAGGCGTGGCCTTCCTTCATGATGATACCGGGCTCCATGTTCAGGCAGTCATCGGTGCTACTGCCGTCCTCCATCTCGATGCGGGCGCGGATGCGGTTCTTCTCGAAGGTTATGTTGGCGTTGCGGACCATGGACTTGTACATGCTCATGCGCTTTCCGGACTGGGTCAGGCGCCTTTCGCAACAGCAGATCAGCCCGGCATCCTCCAGCACCCGGATCTTCCGGTAACAGGCGGCGATAGGGATGCCCAGGGCGTCGCTCAGTTCGAAAGCGCTCTTGGAGCGGCCCATAGTGGCCATCAAGATCTTGGCGGTGTATTCCTCGGTGAGCAATCGTGACGTCTGCAGTACTTGCATTGTACACACCTGTGCACAACAGCGATGACCGGGATATATAATCGAAATCTTTTGAGAATCACTTTTGATTTTTGATAATATGATGCGTTCAGTATTACATTTTGAACTGATACTTACCCGGTCGTTTATCTTAAGGGGTAATCAAATCTTTCCGGTCTCTGAAGGATAGCACAATTGCATGCATCGTGTTATTAAGAGGATACCTTCTGTTAATTTATTCTACGCGCAAGATAAGATTAAATATGCATCTATCCAATGAGTGGTCGTGGGTTGGACTCATAGGAGGTCAACTATGTCCTGCGGCAAGTGCGGAAAGGGTGAGAAGAAGAAGGATGACAAGAAGAAGAAGTAAGCTTCCTCTTGTCCTTTCAATTCAAACCTTTTTCTTATTCTAATCTTGAAATATCATTCGCTCCGGGCAAGGAG comes from the Methanomassiliicoccales archaeon genome and includes:
- a CDS encoding flippase, with translation MLGRRSFILFISKMLTAALAYVGLYFMTRYLGTEVYGTVIWTMAFVATFNAVADLGFGSAHIKRMSEGNDPDECISTYAVIKLVLTGIMVLLTLSSVFVWTSLMGRTLEDTSIDLILLFILYQVLYDLSSIATNTFQAKMEMAKMPLVTLIDPLVRVPLVIFVSLNYMGVMELAYTYVIAALAVVLMAIYLLFRDKVKWKRPVLLRSYYKFALPLLVVTIISAGSANLDKLLIGFFWTSTDVGLYSAPAVFLGVFATISTAVSTLTFPSFSKLHSEGNLAEIRSMSKQAERYIMMIGLPITILIIMFPAEVCLVLLGPLFKDSGKVIGILAVSNLLIMVNAVHSSQIVAVGRPDISARISIFTVVMNVSLLLLFIPGGFGLGLNYVGAALALMMGNIASFIIIRYVVWRLTGTSTNVRLSLQLLAGAATGALLYAMGMFMSISSWYILVIFGLAAFGIYLVVLAVLKEFTREDVNYFLELINLKKMFSYISEELRGK
- the acs gene encoding acetate--CoA ligase — translated: MSDGKTIESVMDEVRRFPPAKEFSEKAHIKSLEQYQKMYKESVEDPEKFWAKMATEELHWFSKWNRVHSWDVDNTVIKWFEGGKLNVSYNCLDRHLENGRKNKAAIIWQGEGEDDVKTYTYQQLHTEVCRFANVLKSHGVQKGDRVSMYMPMIPELAIAMLACTRIGAVHSIVFGGFSSESLKDRIADCDSKILITADGNHRGSKFVPLKTNVDITLEKGTSIEKVIVVKRAGTECPMEPGRDVWWHEEMAKADRICEPVWCDAEDPLFILYTSGSTGKPKGVVHTTAGYLLGTSVSFKYIFDYHEDDTYWCTADIGWITGHSYIVDGPLCAGATTLMFEGIPTYPHADRFWNIVEKFKVNIFYTAPTAIRSLMREGEKWPQGRDLSSLRVLGSVGEPINPEAWMWYYKYVGNEKCPIMDTWWQTETGSILITPLPGAITTKPGSATLPFFGVVPEVVKDDGTQAGVNEGGYLTINKPWPSIMRTVWGQHDRFKEIYWTRFPGKYFTGDSARKDEEGYYWIMGRVDDVIKVSGHRIGAAEVESALVSHHSVAEAAIVPVPHSIKGEAIYAFVTLKNGVEENDQLRKELIAHVRREVGPIATPEVIQFCPGMPKTRSGKIMRRILRKVATGSAEGLGDTSTLADPSILEILIQGSRDLSKK
- a CDS encoding helix-turn-helix domain-containing protein yields the protein MQVLQTSRLLTEEYTAKILMATMGRSKSAFELSDALGIPIAACYRKIRVLEDAGLICCCERRLTQSGKRMSMYKSMVRNANITFEKNRIRARIEMEDGSSTDDCLNMEPGIIMKEGHA
- a CDS encoding ABC transporter ATP-binding protein, which translates into the protein MAETVIEVNQLVKKYGDLTAVNGIDLEVKAGEVYSILGPNGAGKTTSVEIMECLRIKTSGQVRILGHDIDKQQKEIRKCIGVLPQSFNAFDYLTVKENIDYFGDLFDKRLDAEGLIEAVQLQDKRDVWFLNLSGGLKQRVGVAISMVNDPELIFLDEPTTGLDPKARREVWEVIRKLKSQNKTVILTTHYMEEAEVLSDRVAIMNDGNFIAMGTPRQIIDQYGAGSTCVVRSANEAAKEAVKVAGMASEAKNGDLWVKLDNKGSLAKLVGLLSSAEVTYDEILIKGSTLEDVFLKLTGRKLVEVEQ
- a CDS encoding HesA/MoeB/ThiF family protein, producing the protein MRDRYARQISMEGFGQKAQDALAGSSVAVVGIGGLGSPVCQYLAAAGVGKLILIDDQKVEGSNLNRQILHYEEDAGLSRYKVESARMKLKALNSEVMIEALPLRLEEDNVYVLENADVVVDCLDNSKARYVLNKHCLFRRVPLVHGAVEGAGGHVLTIVPGGPCLRCAFPKLTPRYKPVPVLGAAAGVIGSLQAMEVIKLIVGMGDPPDGRGLFFDLQGNQVSEVQFVRDPSCPDCGSL
- a CDS encoding ABC transporter permease, with protein sequence MKFKHVLVDLRAQSKAFFRIKSNMFWVFAFPLLLIIIFGAIFSNLGSEPVRLYVQNLDEGPGSAMLLDGLNHTGMVELKFIDPSADLEQYIKDNSLAFVMVIPANYSANLSTNTTATVELRMDETVSTSGTVFNTVTAVVDATNIQMSGGHEYITVEVKNIVQKRFTYLDFFVPGVIGLTVMTTCIFSMQGTISRFRAAGIFRKLATTPMTPFEWLLSRMIWYLFISFLTLAVIMVFGILLFGMSMTLNLAALLLVVAGSAMFSALGMIIARFVKNEETASVAANAITFPMMFLSGTFFQMEMMPDYMQTIASVLPLTYLSQGLRDAMAYDNLNGAYWNLLVVGVIAIVFVVVAVLITKWEED